Proteins from a genomic interval of Ralstonia wenshanensis:
- the ybeY gene encoding rRNA maturation RNase YbeY, with product MAKAKTKTKKIQPEATGPRVDVFDAKGKPKTLDASALRIAFADGRSLIISVPDTADGAITLVAEHSDTNTNAMLSLRPEHHDSITLRVEAEPVQTERTEDLDDTFDGAQMLTLDLTVQYGDELKAAARKALPKEQDIEAWIAPALFADAQLNVRFVGEEEGRTLNRTYRGKDYATNVLTFSYAESAEDPVSADIVLCCTVVEKEAKEQKKPLLAHYAHLIVHGALHAQGYDHEDAADAKEMEGIETQILRDLGFADPYADR from the coding sequence GTGGCCAAAGCTAAAACCAAAACCAAGAAGATCCAACCCGAAGCCACCGGCCCGCGTGTCGACGTGTTCGACGCCAAGGGCAAACCCAAGACGTTGGATGCCAGCGCCCTGCGCATCGCCTTCGCCGACGGCCGCAGCCTGATCATCAGCGTGCCCGACACTGCCGATGGCGCCATCACGCTCGTCGCGGAGCATTCGGACACCAACACGAATGCCATGCTGTCGCTGCGTCCCGAGCACCATGACAGCATCACGCTTCGCGTTGAAGCAGAACCGGTACAAACCGAGCGAACCGAAGACCTCGACGACACGTTCGACGGCGCTCAAATGCTCACGCTCGACCTGACCGTGCAGTACGGCGACGAACTCAAGGCCGCCGCACGCAAGGCGCTGCCCAAAGAGCAGGACATCGAGGCGTGGATCGCCCCCGCCCTGTTTGCCGATGCGCAGCTCAACGTGCGCTTTGTCGGCGAAGAAGAAGGCCGCACGCTCAACCGCACCTACCGTGGCAAGGACTACGCCACCAACGTACTGACCTTCTCTTACGCAGAGAGCGCCGAAGACCCGGTCTCCGCCGACATCGTGCTGTGCTGCACGGTGGTGGAAAAGGAAGCGAAGGAACAGAAGAAGCCGCTGCTCGCGCATTACGCGCATCTGATCGTGCACGGTGCGCTGCACGCCCAGGGCTACGACCACGAAGACGCCGCCGATGCAAAGGAAATGGAAGGCATCGAAACGCAGATCCTCCGCGACCTGGGTTTTGCCGATCCGTACGCAGATCGTTAA